A genomic region of Barnesiella viscericola DSM 18177 contains the following coding sequences:
- a CDS encoding YgiQ family radical SAM protein — MKEYRLQDWLPTTRKELELRGWDYLDVILFSGDAYVDHPSFGAAVIGRILEAEGLRVAIVPQPNWQDDLRDFKKLGAPRLFFGISAGAMDSMVNHYTANKRLRSDDAYTPNGRHGMRPDYPTIVYSRILKELYPDVPVVIGGIEASMRRLTHYDYWQDKLLPGILAECPADLLIYGMGERPVVKIARRLQRGESIDQLTDIPQTAVIRPRAMMPSTTEDEHNIVLASHEECLQHKSKQAENFRHIEEESNKYHAKRLWQSVGEQVIVVNPPYPPMTEAEIDASFDLPYTRMPHPRYKGKTIPAYEMIKFSVNLHRGCFGGCAFCTISAHQGKFIASRSKESILKEVKQITTMPDFKGYLSDLGGPSANMYRMHGQNEELCHKCKRPSCLAPKICPNLNADHSALLDIYRAVDALPGIKKSFIGSGVRYDLLLHRHQDEALNRCTRRYTEELIARHVSGRLKVAPEHTSDRVLAIMRKPSFSLFEEFKRLFDRIDREQGLNQQIIPYFISSHPGCTEEDMAELAALTKHMNFKLEQVQDFTPTPMTLSTEIYYTGIHPYTGEKVFTARKPEEKLNQRKYFFWYLPEKRNDIQNSLRRMHRYDLLEKLYGNVPWRKPARLVGENRPHRDEKRKPNKK, encoded by the coding sequence ATGAAAGAGTACCGATTGCAAGACTGGCTGCCTACGACCCGCAAGGAGTTGGAACTACGAGGGTGGGACTATCTCGACGTGATTCTCTTCTCGGGTGACGCCTATGTCGACCACCCCTCGTTCGGGGCGGCGGTCATCGGGCGCATACTCGAAGCCGAAGGGCTGCGGGTGGCCATCGTGCCCCAGCCCAACTGGCAGGACGACCTGCGCGATTTCAAGAAACTGGGCGCACCACGGTTGTTCTTCGGCATCTCGGCCGGAGCCATGGACTCGATGGTCAACCACTACACGGCCAACAAACGCCTGCGCAGCGACGATGCCTACACCCCCAACGGACGGCACGGCATGCGCCCCGACTACCCTACCATCGTGTACAGCCGCATTCTCAAAGAGCTCTACCCCGATGTGCCGGTCGTCATCGGCGGCATCGAGGCATCGATGCGACGGCTCACCCACTACGACTACTGGCAGGACAAACTGCTGCCGGGTATCCTGGCCGAGTGTCCCGCCGACCTGCTCATCTACGGCATGGGCGAACGTCCCGTCGTCAAAATAGCCCGGCGGCTGCAACGCGGCGAGTCCATCGACCAACTGACCGACATACCGCAGACGGCCGTCATACGTCCCCGCGCGATGATGCCCTCGACCACCGAAGACGAGCACAATATCGTGCTGGCTTCGCACGAGGAGTGCCTGCAACACAAGAGCAAGCAGGCCGAGAACTTCCGCCACATCGAGGAGGAGTCGAACAAGTACCACGCCAAGCGGCTGTGGCAGAGCGTGGGCGAGCAGGTTATCGTGGTAAATCCACCCTATCCGCCCATGACCGAGGCTGAAATCGACGCCTCGTTCGACCTGCCCTATACCCGCATGCCGCACCCCCGTTACAAGGGGAAGACGATACCGGCCTACGAGATGATCAAGTTCTCGGTCAACCTGCACCGGGGCTGTTTCGGCGGCTGTGCCTTCTGCACCATCTCGGCCCACCAAGGCAAATTCATCGCCTCGCGTTCCAAAGAATCGATTCTCAAAGAGGTGAAACAAATCACGACGATGCCCGATTTCAAAGGCTATCTGAGCGACCTGGGCGGCCCCTCGGCCAACATGTACCGCATGCACGGCCAGAACGAGGAGCTATGCCACAAGTGCAAACGCCCCTCGTGTCTCGCCCCCAAGATATGCCCCAACCTCAACGCCGACCACAGCGCCCTGCTCGACATCTACCGGGCCGTCGACGCCCTGCCGGGCATCAAGAAGTCATTCATCGGCAGCGGAGTGCGCTACGACCTGCTGCTGCACCGGCACCAGGACGAGGCGCTGAACCGCTGCACCCGCCGCTATACCGAGGAGCTGATTGCCCGACACGTCTCGGGTCGGCTGAAAGTGGCCCCCGAACACACCTCCGACCGGGTACTGGCCATCATGCGCAAGCCCTCCTTCTCGCTCTTCGAGGAGTTCAAGCGGCTTTTCGACCGCATCGACCGCGAGCAGGGGCTCAACCAGCAGATTATCCCCTACTTCATATCAAGCCACCCGGGGTGTACCGAGGAGGATATGGCCGAACTGGCCGCTCTGACCAAGCACATGAACTTCAAGTTGGAGCAGGTGCAGGATTTCACCCCTACCCCCATGACCCTCTCGACCGAGATCTACTACACCGGCATACACCCCTACACGGGCGAAAAGGTCTTCACCGCCCGCAAGCCCGAGGAGAAGCTGAACCAGCGGAAATACTTCTTCTGGTATCTGCCCGAGAAACGCAACGACATACAGAATTCGCTCAGGCGCATGCACCGCTACGACCTGCTCGAGAAACTCTACGGCAATGTGCCGTGGCGCAAACCGGCCCGCCTCGTGGGCGAGAACCGGCCACACCGCGACGAAAAAAGGAAACCGAACAAAAAATAA
- the uvrB gene encoding excinuclease ABC subunit UvrB, translated as MDFKLISPYRPTGDQPEAIDELSRGVLDGTPYQTLLGVTGSGKTFTMANVIERVQKPTLILSHNKTLAAQLYNEFKGFFPENAVEYFVSYYDYYQPEAYIPSTDTYIEKDLAINEEIDRLRLSTTSALLSGRKDVIVVSSVSCLYGIGNPEDFHSNVIEVKVGDNIGRNRLLRHLVDSLYSRNEVELNRGNFRVKGDTVDIYLAYDDTIVRIEFWGEEIEAIRTIDPATGSSTGSFDAYKIFPANLFVTTKERIDKAIGEIEIDLGKQVEFFKSIGKELEAKRLYERVTYDVEMIREIGHCSGIENYSRYFDGREAGTRPFCLLDYFPKDFLTIIDESHVTVPQIRAMYGGDRSRKMNLVEYGFRLPAAVDNRPLKFDEFESLARQIIYVSATPADYELEKSEGVVVEQVIRPTGLLDPVIEVRPSLNQIDDLLEEIQLRIERDERVLVTTLTKRMAEELNSYLAKLDISCNYIHSDVDTLDRIKILDDLRAGVYDVLIGVNLLREGLDLPEVSLVAILDADKEGFLRSHRSLTQTVGRAARNLNGRVIMYADRITESMQKTIDETNRRREKQLAYNEEHHITPKAIQKAKSSILGATAEAQPQPQPAKPAKGAKPAPAARAYSDEYLEHVDVAADPVVKYMNREQLQKAIERTRRQMVEAAKKMEFIEAAQYRDELIKLEDLLQQAAADKPTA; from the coding sequence ATGGATTTCAAACTGATCTCACCCTATCGCCCCACGGGCGACCAACCCGAAGCTATCGACGAACTGAGTCGGGGTGTGCTCGACGGCACGCCCTACCAGACGTTGCTGGGTGTCACGGGCTCGGGAAAGACCTTCACCATGGCCAACGTAATCGAGCGGGTACAGAAACCTACCCTGATCCTGAGCCATAACAAAACTCTGGCGGCCCAGCTCTACAACGAGTTCAAGGGGTTCTTCCCCGAGAATGCCGTCGAGTATTTCGTCTCCTACTACGACTACTACCAGCCCGAGGCCTATATACCCTCGACCGACACCTATATCGAGAAAGACCTGGCCATCAACGAGGAGATAGACCGACTGCGGCTCTCCACCACCTCGGCCCTGCTGTCGGGGCGGAAAGATGTGATTGTGGTCTCGTCGGTATCGTGCCTCTACGGCATCGGCAACCCCGAGGATTTCCACAGCAACGTCATCGAGGTGAAGGTGGGCGACAACATCGGCCGCAACCGGCTGTTGCGGCATCTGGTCGACTCGCTCTACTCGCGCAACGAGGTGGAGCTCAACCGGGGCAATTTCAGGGTGAAGGGCGACACGGTCGACATCTACCTGGCCTACGACGATACCATCGTGCGCATCGAGTTCTGGGGCGAGGAGATCGAAGCGATACGCACCATCGACCCGGCCACGGGGAGCAGCACGGGGAGCTTCGACGCCTACAAGATTTTCCCGGCCAACCTGTTTGTCACGACCAAAGAGCGCATCGACAAGGCCATCGGCGAGATTGAAATCGACCTGGGCAAGCAGGTGGAGTTCTTCAAATCCATCGGGAAGGAACTCGAAGCCAAACGGCTCTACGAAAGGGTGACCTACGACGTGGAGATGATTCGCGAGATAGGCCACTGCTCGGGCATCGAGAACTACTCGCGCTACTTCGACGGCCGCGAGGCGGGCACCCGGCCCTTCTGCCTGCTCGACTACTTTCCCAAGGATTTTCTCACCATCATCGACGAGAGCCACGTGACCGTACCGCAAATCCGAGCCATGTACGGCGGCGACCGCTCCCGCAAGATGAATCTGGTGGAATATGGCTTCCGCCTGCCGGCAGCGGTGGACAACCGCCCCTTGAAATTCGACGAGTTCGAAAGCCTGGCGCGGCAGATTATCTACGTGAGTGCCACACCGGCCGACTACGAACTCGAAAAGAGCGAGGGTGTCGTGGTCGAACAGGTGATTCGACCTACCGGTCTGCTTGACCCGGTCATCGAGGTACGGCCCAGCCTCAACCAGATAGACGACCTGCTGGAAGAGATACAGTTGCGCATCGAGCGCGACGAGCGGGTGCTGGTCACCACGCTCACCAAACGCATGGCCGAGGAGCTGAACAGCTACCTGGCCAAGCTCGACATCAGTTGCAACTACATACACTCCGACGTCGACACCCTCGACCGCATCAAGATTCTCGACGACCTGCGGGCCGGGGTCTACGACGTGCTCATCGGGGTCAACCTGCTGCGCGAGGGACTCGACCTGCCCGAAGTGTCGCTGGTGGCTATCCTCGATGCCGACAAGGAGGGGTTCCTGCGCTCGCACCGGTCGCTCACCCAGACGGTGGGACGGGCCGCGCGCAACCTCAACGGACGGGTCATCATGTATGCCGACCGCATTACCGAGAGCATGCAGAAGACCATCGACGAGACCAACCGCCGACGCGAGAAACAGTTGGCCTACAACGAGGAGCACCACATCACCCCCAAGGCCATACAGAAGGCCAAGAGTTCGATACTCGGTGCCACCGCCGAGGCCCAGCCGCAACCCCAACCGGCCAAGCCGGCAAAGGGGGCGAAACCGGCTCCGGCAGCCCGGGCATACAGCGACGAGTACCTCGAACATGTCGATGTGGCGGCCGACCCCGTGGTGAAATACATGAATCGCGAACAACTGCAAAAGGCCATCGAGCGCACCCGCCGACAGATGGTCGAGGCGGCCAAGAAGATGGAGTTTATCGAGGCGGCCCAGTATCGCGACGAACTGATAAAACTGGAAGATTTACTACAACAGGCAGCAGCCGACAAGCCCACTGCCTAA
- a CDS encoding PspC domain-containing protein, translated as MIKRLTRPHDGRMLGGVCAGIGEYLGIDPTVVRIIYVLLSIGAIGTPIIVYLILCLIIPES; from the coding sequence ATGATCAAACGACTCACCCGCCCCCACGACGGCCGCATGTTAGGCGGCGTGTGCGCAGGCATTGGCGAATACCTGGGGATAGACCCTACCGTAGTGCGCATCATCTATGTGTTGCTCTCAATCGGAGCCATTGGTACGCCCATTATCGTGTACCTCATACTCTGTTTGATCATACCCGAATCTTAA
- a CDS encoding outer membrane protein assembly factor BamD, whose translation MMRKIICFIVCALLLASCSEYNKILKSTDYELKYDYAKKAFERKKYMQAATLLEELVAIFKGTDRAEESLYLLARSYYLNKDYVTSGEYFQAYYKNYPKGQYTELARFYCGYGYYLDSPEAKLDQSGTYKAIDEMQRFLDYFPNSERAKEAQDIIFELQDKLVYKELLNAQLYYNLGNYMGNNYQSAIITAQNALKEYPYTRYKETLSMLILKSKYQEAVQSIEEKKPERFRDVIDEYYSFINEYPSGEYTKEAENIFKVANKYVKD comes from the coding sequence ATAATGCGAAAGATAATCTGTTTTATCGTTTGTGCCCTGCTCCTGGCGTCGTGCAGCGAGTATAACAAAATACTCAAAAGCACTGATTATGAGCTGAAATATGACTACGCCAAGAAGGCCTTCGAGCGGAAGAAGTATATGCAAGCCGCTACGTTGCTCGAAGAGCTGGTCGCCATATTCAAGGGTACCGACCGAGCAGAAGAGTCGCTCTACCTCTTGGCCCGCAGCTACTATCTGAATAAGGACTATGTCACTTCGGGTGAATATTTTCAGGCCTACTACAAGAACTACCCCAAAGGACAGTATACCGAGTTGGCCCGTTTCTATTGCGGCTATGGCTACTACCTCGATTCGCCCGAGGCCAAGCTCGACCAGAGCGGTACCTACAAGGCTATCGACGAGATGCAACGTTTCCTCGACTACTTTCCCAACAGCGAGCGGGCCAAGGAGGCACAGGATATTATCTTTGAACTGCAAGACAAGCTGGTATACAAGGAGCTGCTCAATGCCCAGCTCTACTACAACCTGGGTAACTACATGGGCAACAACTACCAGTCGGCCATCATCACCGCGCAGAATGCGTTGAAAGAGTATCCCTATACCCGTTATAAGGAGACCCTCTCGATGCTCATCTTGAAATCGAAATATCAGGAGGCCGTGCAGAGTATCGAGGAGAAGAAACCCGAGCGGTTCCGCGACGTCATCGACGAGTACTACTCGTTTATCAACGAATATCCTTCGGGCGAATATACCAAAGAGGCCGAGAACATATTCAAGGTGGCCAACAAATATGTAAAAGATTAA
- a CDS encoding DNA-directed RNA polymerase subunit omega — MDYKKTNAPTNTVTRDMVALSSDTGNIYETVCIIAKRANQIAVEMKADLEKKLQEFASCNDNLEEVFENREQIEISRYYEKLPKPVLIATQEYIEGKIYYKNPEKEKSAIE; from the coding sequence ATGGATTACAAGAAAACAAATGCACCGACAAACACCGTAACACGCGATATGGTGGCTTTGTCTTCCGACACGGGAAACATTTACGAAACAGTTTGTATCATTGCCAAGAGAGCCAATCAGATTGCCGTTGAAATGAAAGCCGACCTGGAAAAGAAACTCCAAGAGTTCGCCTCGTGCAACGACAACCTCGAAGAGGTGTTTGAGAACCGTGAGCAAATCGAAATCTCGCGCTACTACGAGAAATTGCCCAAGCCCGTTCTCATCGCCACGCAAGAATATATAGAAGGTAAAATCTATTACAAAAATCCCGAAAAGGAAAAATCGGCTATCGAATAA
- the nusB gene encoding transcription antitermination factor NusB — MINRILIRSKVVQIAYSYFLTKDKTVMDAEKELFFSFEKSYELYHLLLTLMVELTDTQAARVEAARMKFLATPEEKNPNMRFVNNRFIEQLRNCKDYKDYHEKKPITWTNDPEFLRDFSERIVKSDLYKEYMEAPEDSYENDCEFWKKVVKNMFCTDEELLDLLEQKSLYWNDDLEIITTFVLKTIKQFSEEKGESQALLPMFKDDDDAEFAKELFRNTLVHGEEYRSYIENFIRNWEIERVAFMDIVIMMVAMSEFYKFPSIPTRVTLNEYIELAKSYSTSKSGQFVNGVLNAIADNLKKEGVLTKE; from the coding sequence ATGATTAACAGAATACTGATCCGTTCCAAAGTCGTACAGATTGCCTACTCTTATTTCCTCACAAAAGACAAGACGGTGATGGATGCCGAGAAAGAGCTCTTTTTCAGCTTTGAGAAATCCTACGAGTTGTATCATCTGTTGCTGACTTTGATGGTGGAGTTGACCGATACGCAGGCTGCCCGGGTAGAGGCTGCCCGCATGAAATTCCTGGCCACCCCCGAGGAGAAGAATCCCAACATGCGTTTTGTCAACAATCGTTTCATCGAGCAGTTGAGAAATTGCAAGGATTATAAGGACTATCACGAGAAAAAACCGATTACCTGGACCAACGACCCCGAATTTTTGAGAGACTTCTCGGAACGGATTGTCAAGAGCGATTTGTACAAAGAGTACATGGAGGCTCCCGAGGATTCGTATGAAAACGATTGCGAATTCTGGAAAAAGGTGGTGAAGAACATGTTTTGCACCGACGAGGAGTTGCTCGACCTGCTGGAACAGAAATCGCTCTACTGGAACGACGACCTCGAAATCATTACCACCTTCGTACTCAAAACCATCAAGCAGTTTAGCGAGGAGAAGGGCGAATCGCAAGCCCTGTTGCCCATGTTCAAGGACGACGACGATGCCGAATTTGCCAAGGAGCTCTTCCGCAACACGCTGGTTCACGGCGAGGAGTATCGCAGCTATATCGAGAACTTTATCCGCAACTGGGAGATCGAGCGGGTCGCTTTCATGGATATTGTCATCATGATGGTGGCCATGAGCGAGTTCTACAAATTCCCGTCGATTCCCACCCGGGTTACCTTGAACGAGTATATCGAGCTGGCCAAGTCGTACAGCACCTCCAAGAGCGGGCAGTTTGTCAACGGTGTGTTGAATGCCATTGCCGACAATCTGAAAAAAGAGGGCGTTCTGACAAAAGAGTAA
- the yajC gene encoding preprotein translocase subunit YajC: MTTLSILLQSAAGSGMSSILMMVALIAIFYFFMIRPQTKRQKEIRKFRESLTAGDKVVTAGGLFGKIKEVKSDSFIIEIAENTRVRIAKDSVYPSAADAKDNNAQQAK, encoded by the coding sequence ATGACAACACTATCCATTCTTTTACAAAGTGCAGCCGGCAGCGGAATGTCGAGCATTCTGATGATGGTTGCCTTGATTGCAATCTTCTATTTTTTCATGATTCGTCCGCAGACGAAACGTCAGAAAGAGATTCGCAAATTCCGTGAATCGCTCACCGCAGGCGACAAAGTCGTTACCGCCGGTGGTCTGTTCGGGAAAATAAAAGAGGTTAAAAGCGACTCCTTTATTATCGAGATAGCCGAGAATACCCGCGTGCGCATCGCCAAGGATTCCGTATATCCGTCGGCAGCCGATGCCAAGGACAACAACGCTCAGCAGGCTAAATAA
- a CDS encoding YbbR-like domain-containing protein, which translates to MKKNISARIATRFRVIARKIADTFRQERTRELFTFLGFVLLSLVFWFMQGLNEEVESSFKIPVELQNLPEKTTLINDLPTHVEVRIRDKGPVMLGYAIEGLNPLRINFQEYDKGGSSFFLALPQLETILRKSLRPTTTILSVIPDTLKVQYTHNAGKRVKLVVRGKASTTPQCVLSGPMTAEIDSVMVYGDHALLKHLKEVYTTEFEAKRLSDTLRTTVRIARIPNLRIVPDQVMVTIPVEEITSKLLDIPIVTQSVPAGWSLITFPSSVQLSCMMPFSKFASVNEESFLLGVDFTDLSGRTPPAKLGIKVLKAPDFVRNIVLSQDSVDYIVEHKRSAFDLQADTAIVSRPDTI; encoded by the coding sequence ATGAAGAAGAACATTTCGGCCCGCATAGCCACGCGATTCAGAGTAATTGCCCGAAAGATAGCCGATACATTCCGGCAGGAGCGCACCCGGGAGTTGTTTACCTTCCTGGGGTTTGTGTTGCTGTCGTTGGTATTCTGGTTCATGCAAGGCTTGAACGAGGAGGTCGAGAGTTCGTTCAAGATTCCGGTAGAACTTCAAAATCTGCCCGAGAAGACGACCCTCATCAACGACCTGCCTACACACGTCGAAGTGCGCATTCGCGACAAAGGTCCCGTGATGCTGGGTTATGCCATCGAGGGGTTGAATCCGCTGCGCATCAATTTCCAGGAGTATGACAAGGGAGGCAGTTCGTTCTTTCTGGCTCTGCCGCAGCTCGAAACCATTTTGCGCAAATCGCTGCGCCCCACGACAACCATCTTGTCGGTTATCCCCGACACTCTGAAAGTACAATATACCCACAATGCCGGCAAACGGGTGAAACTGGTGGTGCGGGGCAAAGCCTCGACTACGCCGCAATGCGTGTTGAGCGGCCCCATGACGGCCGAGATCGACTCGGTGATGGTCTATGGCGATCATGCTTTGTTGAAACACCTCAAAGAGGTCTACACGACCGAGTTCGAAGCCAAGCGGTTGAGCGACACCCTGCGCACGACGGTGCGGATAGCCCGCATACCCAATCTGCGCATTGTCCCCGACCAGGTGATGGTGACGATACCGGTCGAGGAGATAACCTCCAAACTGCTCGACATACCCATCGTGACCCAGAGCGTACCCGCAGGTTGGTCACTCATCACCTTCCCCTCGTCGGTACAACTCTCGTGCATGATGCCGTTCAGCAAATTCGCCTCGGTCAATGAGGAGAGTTTCCTGCTGGGCGTCGACTTTACCGACCTGTCGGGACGTACACCTCCCGCCAAACTGGGAATCAAGGTGCTGAAAGCTCCCGATTTCGTGCGCAACATCGTGCTGTCGCAAGACAGTGTTGACTATATTGTGGAACACAAGCGGTCTGCATTCGACTTACAGGCCGATACGGCAATCGTCTCACGCCCCGATACGATATGA
- the coaE gene encoding dephospho-CoA kinase (Dephospho-CoA kinase (CoaE) performs the final step in coenzyme A biosynthesis.) translates to MKRIGITGGIGSGKSVVSNLLRVMGYRVYDTDSEARRLMNTLPQLKAKLCQTFGDDIYAGGTLDRPLLASRVFGHPEQIARLNALVHPAVREDFDRWSQGVRGEFCFVESAILYESHLDRQVDEVWLVTAPESLRIERVQQRSGLSADEVKRRIAAQQGEEERCRQATHVICNDGRESLIATVLSLLNRSR, encoded by the coding sequence ATGAAACGGATAGGAATTACAGGTGGCATAGGCAGTGGCAAGTCGGTGGTGTCGAATCTGCTGCGCGTGATGGGCTATCGGGTCTACGATACCGACTCCGAGGCCCGGCGGCTCATGAACACCCTGCCGCAACTGAAAGCAAAGTTGTGCCAGACCTTTGGTGACGATATCTATGCGGGCGGCACACTTGACCGTCCGTTGTTGGCCTCGCGGGTCTTTGGTCACCCCGAGCAGATAGCCCGGCTCAATGCCCTTGTGCACCCCGCCGTACGCGAAGATTTCGACCGTTGGTCGCAGGGCGTTCGGGGAGAGTTCTGTTTTGTCGAGTCGGCCATCTTGTACGAGTCGCATCTCGACCGGCAGGTCGACGAGGTGTGGCTGGTTACCGCCCCCGAGTCGCTGCGTATCGAGCGGGTGCAGCAGCGCAGCGGCCTCTCGGCCGACGAGGTGAAGCGTCGTATCGCCGCCCAGCAGGGTGAGGAGGAGAGGTGCAGGCAGGCCACCCATGTCATTTGCAACGACGGTCGGGAGTCGCTCATTGCCACTGTACTTTCGCTGTTGAACCGTTCCCGGTAA
- a CDS encoding DUF5606 family protein: MLKTILSISGKPGLYKLVSQAKNMLIVESLQTGKRQPAYAHEKIISLGDIAIFTDEDDVPLGEVLESIKKKENGGKVSLDIKKADSEALRAYLADVLPNFDRERVYVTDIKKLISWYNLLVETGNTDFVEEKKAEAEPEKEAAEGAETK, translated from the coding sequence ATGTTGAAAACGATTTTATCTATCTCTGGGAAACCGGGTTTGTACAAGTTGGTATCCCAAGCTAAGAATATGTTGATTGTCGAGTCGCTGCAAACCGGCAAACGTCAGCCTGCCTATGCGCATGAAAAGATTATTTCGCTGGGCGATATTGCCATCTTTACCGATGAGGACGATGTGCCTCTGGGCGAGGTGTTGGAGTCGATCAAGAAGAAAGAGAATGGCGGCAAGGTTTCGCTCGACATCAAGAAGGCCGACTCGGAGGCCCTGCGTGCCTATCTGGCCGACGTGCTTCCCAATTTCGATCGCGAGCGGGTGTATGTGACCGACATCAAAAAACTCATCAGCTGGTACAACCTGTTGGTCGAGACCGGCAATACCGATTTCGTGGAAGAGAAGAAGGCCGAGGCAGAACCTGAAAAAGAGGCTGCCGAAGGTGCCGAAACCAAATAA